GGTGGTGCGGTGGATCGGGTCCGTGTCTATGTGCGGGATGACGTGTTCGCCGATGAGCTTGATGGTGGTCATCGTGTCCTCGGGCGAGACTCCCGTCGGCAGGCCGAAGGAGAGCTGGTCGGCGCCTGCCTGCTCCCAGCGCTTGCACTGGGCGCGGACCTCGGACGGGTCACCGCAGATGAGGAGTTCCTCCGCGATGAGCAGCTCGATGATCTCCGCGTTGTACTCGGGGAGGGTCTCCGGCCACTGCGGGATCGCCTCCGGGCGCGGGAAGGTGTCGTGGTAGCGGAAGACCAGCGACTGGAAGCGGTTCATGTTGGCGTTGACCGCGATCTCGACGGCCTTGTCGTGGGTCTCGGCGCAGATCGCGGTCGAGGTGACCATCACGTTGTCGTTGACGAAGGCGCCGATCGCCTTCGCCTCCCGGATCGCCGTCTTGTACTGGTCGAGGACCCATTCCATGTCCGAGACCTTCTGGACGCTGAAGCCGAGGACGCCCAGGCCCTTCTTCGCCGCCATCGCGTACGAGGAGGGGGAGCCGGCGGCGTACCACATGGCCGGGTGGGCCTTGCCGTACGGCTTGGGGAAGACCTTGCGCGGCGGGAGGGACCAGTGCTTGCCCTGGAAGCCCTCGTACTCCTCCTGGAGGAACATCTTGGGGAATTCCGCGATGGTCTCC
The Streptomyces sp. NBC_00091 genome window above contains:
- a CDS encoding LLM class flavin-dependent oxidoreductase; this encodes MEFGLFVQGYVPEARSKVDPEAEHKALLEETQYVIQADKSGFKYAWASEHHFLEEYSHLSANEVFLGYLAAATERIHLGSGIFNPLAPVNHPVKVAEKVTMLDHLSKGRFEFGTGRGAGSHEILGFMPGITDMNHTKEIWEETIAEFPKMFLQEEYEGFQGKHWSLPPRKVFPKPYGKAHPAMWYAAGSPSSYAMAAKKGLGVLGFSVQKVSDMEWVLDQYKTAIREAKAIGAFVNDNVMVTSTAICAETHDKAVEIAVNANMNRFQSLVFRYHDTFPRPEAIPQWPETLPEYNAEIIELLIAEELLICGDPSEVRAQCKRWEQAGADQLSFGLPTGVSPEDTMTTIKLIGEHVIPHIDTDPIHRTTRFRQSA